In Streptococcus parauberis NCFD 2020, the sequence GACTAGAAGATATGGAGGTGGGTAAGGGGATTGATCCAGCTACCCTTTATGATCCACATACCTGGTCTGATCCAATTATGGCAGCACAAGAAGTACATGATATTGCTGATAAGCTCTGCAAGTTGGACCCTAAACATAAGGATGTCTATCAAAAAAACGCCAATAGCTTTACTGAAGAAGCGGAAGCGATTGCCAAAGACTATAAAGTAAAATTTAAGTCTTTGAAAAAGAAAACCTTTGTGACGCAACATACTGCTTTTTCATATTTAGCCAAACGCTTTGGTTTAGTCCAACTTGGCATTTCAGGAATTTCTCCTGAACAGGAACCAACTGCAAGACAACTTAAGGAAATCCGGGACTTTATCAAAACTTATAAGGTCAATACTATTTTTGTTGAGAAAAATGTGTCACAAAAAATGGCCAAAACAGTGGCTAAATCTACGGGTGCAAAACTGAAAGAATTGAGTCCTTTAGAAATTGATCCAGGAGAAAATAAAGCTTACTTGAACTATATTGAGCAAAATTTAGAAATTTTATATCAAGAATTAAAATAATAGGAGTAAAAAATGAATAAGAAGAAAATGATTGGCACCGGTGCTGTTCTTGCTTTGTTATTTAGTGCTTGCGGCTATGAACTTGGTCAATTCCAAGCTCAACATGTTAAAGAAAATTCAGTGTCTTATGTTGACGCTGATAAAGCAAGTAAAAATTACAAAATCAAGCAAGCTGCAGATAAGAGTCCAGATGATATCAGTAAAGAAGAAGGAATTTCAGCTGAACAGATTGTCGTTAAAATTACGGATAAGGGCTATGTCACTTCTCATGGTGATCATTATCATTATTACAACGGAAAAGTGCCATATAATGCTATTATCAGTGAAGAGTTGCTGATGAAAGACCCAAACTATGTTTTCAATAAAGCAGACGTTGTAAACGAAGTTAAAGATGGCTATATTATAAAAGTAGATGGAAAATATTACTTGTACCTGAAGGAAGGAAGTAAGAAGGAAAATATTAGAAGTAAGGAACAAATAGCAGAACAATCTAGAAAAGGAAGAAAAGAAGCAGAAAAAAATGGTTACGGATCAGCTTCAGAAAATGCTTCTAAGTCTGGTGGACATGTTGCAGCCTCTAGACAAGAGATTAAAGCTGCTAAAAGCCAAGGGCGCTACACCACTGATGATGGGTATATCTTTAATCCAAATGATGTTTTGGAAGATACTGGCGATGCTTACATTGTGCCTCACGGAAATCACTTCCACTATATTCCCAAAGCAGAATTATCTGCAAGTGAATTAGGTGCAGCTCAAGCCGTTTGGGCTGCTAAATCAGGAAAAGGAGCAGGTCATAAGGCTGGTACAGGCGGTGCATCAATACCAATTCCTGTATCAAACGGTGGCAACTGGGCTCCCGCTCCAAGTGGTGGAGGCCATTCAAA encodes:
- a CDS encoding metal ABC transporter solute-binding protein, Zn/Mn family, whose product is MKKIFYSLLFCILLPICLILTGCHSEKQEKVEGLKIVTSFYPIYAMTKYVSGDLNNIKMIHTNSGIHGYEPSANDVAAIYDADVFFYHSHTLESWAGQLDASTHHSKVKIIEASKALPLDKVQGLEDMEVGKGIDPATLYDPHTWSDPIMAAQEVHDIADKLCKLDPKHKDVYQKNANSFTEEAEAIAKDYKVKFKSLKKKTFVTQHTAFSYLAKRFGLVQLGISGISPEQEPTARQLKEIRDFIKTYKVNTIFVEKNVSQKMAKTVAKSTGAKLKELSPLEIDPGENKAYLNYIEQNLEILYQELK